Proteins found in one Luteimonas chenhongjianii genomic segment:
- a CDS encoding zinc-binding metallopeptidase family protein, translating to MQLFKCSHCEQVLYFENSECLRCGKTLGFVTETLTLEALDPDGDAWTTAARPDRRYRFCRNAKHSACNWLLPADDAQAYCRACRHNRTIPNLDSPERLGAWQRIEVAKRRLFYTLLRLELPTPTPGSGDPQPLSFDFLADPATGAKVLTGHDNGHITIALAEADDAVREATRLAMGELYRTLLGHFRHEIGHYYWDRLVRDAGPAELARCRALFGDDRLDYGQALRRYYERGAPGDWQAAHVSPYATMHPWEDWAETWAHYLHIIDTLEMASAFGIRIAPDVTDDATMETDISFDPHRVADIHRLVDAWLPLTWAINSLNRAMGHADIYPFVLAPPVVEKMAYIHGLVRQARHTATGGRAPRGDVGQDAERA from the coding sequence CTCGGCTTCGTCACCGAAACCCTGACCCTGGAGGCGCTCGATCCCGACGGCGACGCCTGGACCACCGCCGCGCGGCCCGACCGACGCTACCGCTTCTGTCGCAATGCCAAGCATTCGGCGTGCAACTGGCTGCTGCCCGCGGACGACGCGCAGGCCTACTGCCGCGCCTGCCGCCACAACCGCACGATCCCCAATCTCGACAGCCCCGAGCGCCTGGGCGCATGGCAGAGGATCGAAGTCGCCAAACGCCGCCTGTTCTACACCCTGCTGCGTCTCGAGCTGCCCACTCCCACGCCCGGCAGCGGGGATCCGCAGCCGCTGTCCTTCGATTTCCTTGCCGATCCCGCGACTGGCGCCAAGGTGCTGACGGGACACGACAACGGCCACATCACCATCGCCCTGGCCGAGGCCGACGACGCCGTCCGCGAGGCCACGCGCCTGGCCATGGGCGAGCTCTACCGGACACTGCTGGGGCATTTCCGTCACGAGATCGGTCACTACTACTGGGACCGGCTGGTCCGCGATGCCGGGCCGGCCGAGCTCGCCCGCTGCCGCGCCCTGTTCGGCGACGACCGGCTCGACTACGGGCAGGCACTGCGGCGCTACTACGAGCGAGGCGCGCCCGGCGACTGGCAGGCGGCCCACGTGAGTCCCTACGCGACGATGCATCCCTGGGAGGATTGGGCCGAAACCTGGGCGCATTACCTGCACATCATCGACACGCTGGAGATGGCGTCGGCCTTCGGCATCCGCATCGCGCCCGACGTGACCGACGATGCGACGATGGAAACCGACATTTCCTTCGATCCCCACCGCGTCGCCGACATCCATCGCCTGGTCGATGCCTGGCTGCCACTGACGTGGGCGATCAACAGCCTCAATCGCGCGATGGGCCATGCCGACATCTACCCCTTCGTGCTGGCGCCGCCGGTGGTCGAGAAGATGGCCTATATCCACGGCCTCGTCCGCCAAGCCCGGCACACCGCAACGGGAGGCCGGGCGCCGCGAGGCGATGTCGGCCAGGACGCGGAGCGCGCCTGA